The Kordia sp. SMS9 genome window below encodes:
- a CDS encoding rhodanese-like domain-containing protein — translation MKIEQIYTGCLAQGAYYIESNGEAAIIDPLRETQTYIDKAKTNNVNIKYVFETHFHADFVSGHLDLAKATGATIVFGPNATTDYEIYNAKDNEVFSIGNIQIKALHTPGHTLESTTYVLIDENGKEHAIFSGDTLFLGDVGRPDLAIKSDVTKEDLAGMLYDSLRTKIMTLPDDIIVYPAHGAGSACGKNLSKETVGVLGEQKQTNYALRADMTKEEFIEEVLDGIAPPPQYFAKNALLNKTGYDLFETVLEKGDVALTPDMFEALANEESALVLDVRNRKDFVTEHIPNSIFIGLDGGFAPWVGALIKDLQQPIVLVVPEGKSEEAITRLSRVGYDNTLGYLEGGIEAWKASGRETTSIESISAEAFEIRLQENTLNVLDVRKDGEYKAKHIENVQHFALDFINEQMNEINPANEYHIHCAGGYRSVIAASILKARGFHKVIDIAGGFAAIKKTTIPLTEFVCPSTL, via the coding sequence ATGAAGATTGAACAAATATATACAGGTTGTTTAGCGCAAGGCGCATATTATATAGAGTCTAACGGAGAAGCTGCAATCATTGATCCATTACGCGAAACACAAACATATATAGACAAAGCAAAAACTAATAATGTGAACATCAAATATGTTTTTGAAACGCATTTTCATGCAGATTTTGTATCTGGTCATTTAGATTTGGCAAAAGCTACAGGAGCTACGATCGTTTTTGGGCCGAATGCAACGACTGATTATGAAATATATAATGCAAAAGATAACGAAGTATTTTCCATAGGGAATATTCAAATAAAAGCATTACACACGCCAGGACATACACTAGAATCTACTACCTATGTATTAATCGACGAAAACGGAAAGGAACACGCTATTTTTTCGGGAGATACCTTATTTTTAGGTGATGTAGGACGACCAGATTTGGCAATTAAGTCTGATGTAACAAAAGAAGATTTGGCAGGCATGCTGTACGATTCACTTCGTACAAAAATTATGACGTTACCTGACGATATCATTGTGTATCCAGCACATGGCGCGGGTTCTGCTTGTGGAAAAAACCTCAGCAAAGAAACCGTGGGCGTTTTGGGAGAACAAAAACAAACCAATTACGCGTTACGCGCAGACATGACCAAAGAAGAATTTATAGAAGAAGTATTGGATGGAATTGCGCCTCCTCCACAATATTTTGCCAAAAATGCACTATTGAATAAAACTGGCTACGATTTGTTTGAAACTGTATTGGAAAAAGGAGATGTAGCGTTGACTCCTGACATGTTTGAAGCACTTGCCAATGAAGAAAGTGCATTGGTTTTAGATGTTCGTAATCGAAAAGATTTTGTCACAGAACACATTCCGAATAGTATTTTTATTGGACTTGATGGCGGATTTGCACCTTGGGTTGGTGCGCTAATTAAAGATTTGCAACAACCGATTGTATTGGTTGTGCCAGAAGGAAAATCTGAGGAAGCAATTACACGGTTATCAAGAGTTGGATATGACAATACGCTGGGATATTTAGAAGGCGGAATAGAAGCTTGGAAAGCTAGTGGACGCGAAACAACCAGTATTGAGTCCATTTCCGCAGAAGCATTTGAGATACGCTTACAAGAAAATACATTAAATGTACTAGATGTTCGCAAAGATGGCGAATACAAAGCAAAACATATTGAAAACGTACAGCATTTTGCATTGGATTTTATCAATGAACAGATGAACGAAATTAATCCTGCAAACGAATATCATATTCATTGTGCAGGTGGCTATCGTTCTGTGATTGCAGCTTCTATTTTAAAAGCACGCGGATTTCATAAGGTAATTGATATTGCAGGTGGATTTGCGGCGATTAAAAAAACAACTATTCCGTTGACAGAATTTGTATGTCCGTCTACATTATAA